DNA sequence from the Candidatus Hydrogenedentota bacterium genome:
GGGGTTCATTGTTGAGCCCGTCCGGGCGCCGGGGGCGGCATGCCGTGTGTGCGGCGCCCCGGCCCGGGGTTGTCCGGCGCGGTGGCGCGCCGCGGTTTGGGTCAGTCGCCGTCCCCCTCTTCCGCGCGGGACGGGTCATCGGAAGTGTCCACCATTTCCTTGATGGCCTTGCCGGGCTTGAACGAGACCACGCGCTTCTGCCCGATGGGAACGGCCTCGCCGGTGCGCGGGTTGCGCCCGGTGCGCGCGTTTCTGCGTTTGGTCTCAAACACGCCGAAATTGCGGATTTCCAGCCGGTCCCCGTGGGCGAGGGCCTCGACAATGCAGTCCAGCGTGGTTTGCACGACCGAGGCCACCTCGTTCTGGGTGAACCCGAGTTTGTCCGCAACGTCTATGACAAGTTCCCGCTTGGTCAAGCTTCGCTCCTTTTCATCCACTGGACACCGCGCCGGTGCCGCCAATCAGGCCAGGCCCGTTCCGGGCAATCCATGGGGACCGGATCAGCGCCCGATGCCGAGCGCGTTTTTGTACATGGTCCCGATGCCCGCCACGTCGAAGTACATGACCGCGGCAATGGCGGCGATGACCACCACGGCGATGAGCAGATTCTTCTGCATGGCCGAGACACCGCCGCCCTTGCCGCCCATGGCGGCGTCCTGGGCGAAGACGAAAACCTTTTCGCCGCGCTCGGCGCGGCCCTTTTTGTCCTCGATGACGCCGAGGGTCTCGTTGATGGCGATAAAGGCGCGGTGCCACTCGGTCTGGAGTTTCTTGAGGGCGACCTCGGACTGCGCGTAGATGGCCTCGAGGCTGGTGGCGCCGCTCACGATGTTCATCGTGTTGCCGTCCAGCCCGTAGTCATTCTGGAGTGTGTCCTGAAGCACGCGGTGCTCGCGGGCGAGCTTGCTCTTAATCTTTAGGAACTGGTTTTCCAACTGGGCCTTGTTCACCCCGGGGTTGGGGTAACTGGTGAGGATTTGGTTGAACAGGAGCCAGTCGTTCATGAACTCGCGGCACAGTTCGACGCGGCGTTCCAACTGCTCGACAATCTTTTGCTGTTTTTTGCTCAGGGCCATGGCTGGGGGGTGCTCCTTTGAAAAAATCGGGTTCCCAAAGACTAAAGGATACTCTAGCACACGTCTGCCGCGAAGTCAAACCTTTCTTGTGGTAAGTTTAAGGGCTTTGCGGTGTTACGCAGATTTTTTGCGCCCCTCCCCGGGCGCCTGTCCGTCAGGAAAACCAGCCGCGCAGACGCCCCAGCAGGCCTTTCGTGTTGAGCCGGGCCATCCTGGCGCCCTGCTGGTACAGCGTCGAGGGAAGCAGGCTGCCTATTTGCAGCGCGACGGCCGTGATGTTGTCCGTGCCGCCCGCCTCGAGGGCCTGGTCCACCAGGCTTCGGACGGCGTCGCGCAAATCGCCGCCGGAAAGCGTTTTGGCGATGTCCTCGTCGGGCACCATGTTGCTCAGCCCGTCCGAGCAGAGCAGCAGCCTGTCGTTGGGCTCCAGCTCAAGGGCGAAAAGGTCCACGTCCACGGACTCCTTTATGCCCACGGCGCGGGTGATGAGGTTTTTCAGGGAGTGGTTGCGCGCCTCCTCCTCGTTGATGAGCCCGCTGCGCATCTGCTCCGCGACCAGGGAGTGGTCCTCGGTGATCTGCCGGATGCCGACCCCGCTGCGGAACAGGTACAGGCGGCTGTCGCCGACCTGGCCGATGTAGGCCCAGTTGCCCATGACCACCAGGGCGGAAATGGTGGTGCCCATGCCCGCGTACACCGGATTTCCCTCGGCCTCGGCGAAGACGGCGCGGTTCGCGCAGTCTATGGCGGCCTTCAGCGCGGCGGGCGCCATGCCCTTCACGGAGTCGTCGAAATACTTCTCGGCCAGGCATTGCAGGGTAAGGAAACTGGCGCGCTCGCCCGCGCTGGCGCCGCCCATGCCGTCGGCCACGGCAAAGAGGTGGCCGCGCCATTCGGCGGAAAACTCGTCCTTGGGAACGCACATGAGGCAGGAGTCCTCATTGTTCTTGCGTTTCCTGCCCACATCGCTGGCGAGACAGGCCTCGATGTAGGGGCCGGTCCAGTCCTGCTCGCAGCGGAGCTCCTCGCCCGGACCGATGAAGGTGAGGTGTTCCCCCTCAGTCACGTGACCGCCCCCCCCCCGCACTTCGCGGCGGTAACGCCCGCATCCGGCGCCGCCCGCCGCGGCATGCGCGGGAGTGTCGCGCCGGTGATGGCGGCTAAACTTCGGTGCATCCTGGACACCTTTGCGCTCCGGTTCCTGCCTGTTCCCATGGGCCCCGCAAAGAGCATGGCACAACGCCCCGCCCTTCGGCAAGAAACGCCGGGCGGCCGTGTATTCACAGGGCCGCCCGGCGCGGGGAATGCCGTTTAGTTGCTCTGGCGGCCGCCGGTGCCCACGGAGGACTTGGCCGGGGCGGCGCCGGAGGGGTTCTTCGGGCGGAGGTCGCGGGACGCCTTGCCCGCAAGCCACATCTCGGAGTTCTTGATCTGGTCAAGCTCCTTCTGCAGCCCGGCCTGGTAGTCCTTTTTGCCGGTGCTGCGGAGCACGCGCGCGCACTCCTCGCCGCTCTTCACGCGCCGGTACAGTTCCTTGAAGACTGGCAGGGTGGCCTTCCTGAACTTCGGCTTCCAGTCCAGCGCGCCGCGCTGCGCCGTGGCCGAGCAGTTCTGGTACATCCAGTCCATGCCGTTCTCGTCCACCAGCCGGATGAGGCTCTGGGTGAGCTCCTCGACCGTCTCGTTGAAGGCCTCGCTCGGGCTGTGGCCGTTGGCGCGCAGCACCTCGTACTGGGCCTCCATGATGCCCGCCAGCGCGCCCATCAGCACGCCGCGCTCGCCCGTCAGGTCGCTGAAGACCTCATGCTCGAACGTCGTCGGGAAGAGGTAGCCCGAACCGATGGCGATGCCCAGCGCGATGGCGCGCTCCTCGGCCCGGCCCGTGAAGTCCTGGCCGACGGCGAAACTGGAGTTGATGCCCGCGCCGCTGAGGAAGTTGCGGCGGACATTGAGGCCCGAGCCCTTCGGGGCGACCAGGAGCACGTCAACGTTCTCCGGCGGGATGACCTTGGTCTGCTCCTTGTAGGTGATGGAGAAGCCGTGGGAGAAGTAGAGGGCGTCGCCCGCCTTCAGGTACTTCTTCACCGTCGGCCAGATGGCCTTCTGCGCGGCGTCGGACACCAGCATCTGGATGACCGTGCCCTTCTCGCAGGCCTCCTCG
Encoded proteins:
- a CDS encoding integration host factor subunit beta; amino-acid sequence: MDEKERSLTKRELVIDVADKLGFTQNEVASVVQTTLDCIVEALAHGDRLEIRNFGVFETKRRNARTGRNPRTGEAVPIGQKRVVSFKPGKAIKEMVDTSDDPSRAEEGDGD
- a CDS encoding Stp1/IreP family PP2C-type Ser/Thr phosphatase, translated to MTEGEHLTFIGPGEELRCEQDWTGPYIEACLASDVGRKRKNNEDSCLMCVPKDEFSAEWRGHLFAVADGMGGASAGERASFLTLQCLAEKYFDDSVKGMAPAALKAAIDCANRAVFAEAEGNPVYAGMGTTISALVVMGNWAYIGQVGDSRLYLFRSGVGIRQITEDHSLVAEQMRSGLINEEEARNHSLKNLITRAVGIKESVDVDLFALELEPNDRLLLCSDGLSNMVPDEDIAKTLSGGDLRDAVRSLVDQALEAGGTDNITAVALQIGSLLPSTLYQQGARMARLNTKGLLGRLRGWFS
- the ilvC gene encoding ketol-acid reductoisomerase, with the translated sequence MKIDFGGVMEEVITRKEFPMSKAKRVLKNETIAVIGYGVQGPAQSLNMRDNGFNVIIGQAKEFKRDWDRAVKDGWKPGVNLFSIEEACEKGTVIQMLVSDAAQKAIWPTVKKYLKAGDALYFSHGFSITYKEQTKVIPPENVDVLLVAPKGSGLNVRRNFLSGAGINSSFAVGQDFTGRAEERAIALGIAIGSGYLFPTTFEHEVFSDLTGERGVLMGALAGIMEAQYEVLRANGHSPSEAFNETVEELTQSLIRLVDENGMDWMYQNCSATAQRGALDWKPKFRKATLPVFKELYRRVKSGEECARVLRSTGKKDYQAGLQKELDQIKNSEMWLAGKASRDLRPKNPSGAAPAKSSVGTGGRQSN